One Sphingomonas endolithica genomic window, CAGCGACCTGTCCGACGCCGGCATCGGTGGCACCGTGGGGGTGCGGTACGTGGTGACAGCGACCGGACGCGCGACCCAATGCCGGATCATGCGCTCCAGCGGCAGCCGTGCGCTCGACGTCCGCACCTGCGAACTGATCGAGCTGCGCTTCCGCTTTAAACCGTCGCTTGATGAGGATGGCCGGCCGGTGGCATCGGTGCTGGTGCACGATTACAGCTGGATCAACGAGCTCAACGATTGAGCCTGGCAGGCTTGCGGTATAGGCTTGCGTGCATGCGGAACCGTTGCCCCTGGGCCGAAAGCTCGGACATGATGCGCGCCTATCACGACACCGAATGGGGCGTGCCCGAACGCGATTCGCGAGCCTTGTGGGAGAAGCTGCAGCTCGACGGCTTCCAGGCCGGCTTGTCGTGGAGCATCATCCTCAAGAAGCGCGATGCCTTTCGCGAGGTGTTCGCCGGGTTCGATCCGGAAAAGGTTGTCGAGTACGACGAGGCGGGTATTGACCGGCTGGTGGTCGACGAGCGTATCATCCGATCGCGCGCGAAGATCGTCGCCACGATTGGCAATGCCCGCGCCTATCTCGCAATGCAGGCGGCTGGCGAGGATTTCGCGGAGTTCGTGTGGGGGATGGCGGGTGGCGCGCCGGTCGTCGGTGATGGCGTGCACGTGCCGGTCAAGTCGCCGCTGTCCGAGGACATGTCCAAGGCACTCAAGAACCGCGGGTTCAAGTTCGTCGGGCCGGTGATCGTCTATGCCTGGCTGGAGGCGTGTGGTGTGGTCGACGATCATCTCGCGACGTGCTGGCGGCACCGCAGCAATGAGATGCCAGCCTGAACTATAAAAATCACTGTTCCAGACCGCGGCGTGCCGCCATCACGCTACCGATGAATATGGTGACCACCACCGAGCCCGACGGCGCCCCGCGCATCGCCACGCTGGACATCCTGCGCGGGATCGCCATCCTCGGCATCCTGTTCATGAACATCAACGACATGGGCGGATCGTTCTGGGCGTCATCCACGGATATCCGCCACCTCGGCTGGACGACCGCGGATCAAATCGCCTGGTGGCTGCGCGAGGTGTTGGCCGATGGCACGGCGCGCTGCCTGCTGGAGATGCTGTTCGGCGTCGGCATGGTGATCCTGACCGAGCGTGCGGCGGCAAAGCTGGCGCCGCCGCCGGACTATCCCAGCTTCCTGAGCGTCGCCGCCGACACGCTGTTTGGCCCGCTACGCGTCTTGCGTGCCTATTATTGGCGCAATGTCGTGCTGTTCCTGTTTGGTTTGGTGCACCTATTTATCCTGCTCTGGCCCGGCGACATCCTGCACACCTACGGCATCGCCGCGATGGTCGCTTTCCTGTTTCGCCGGCTTGAGCCCAGGGCATTGCTTATGCTCGGACTGGTCATGGCGATGCTGCAACTGCTCGGCGGCGGCATCGGCGTCCATATGGCGCAGCAGGCGCGCATCGAGGTTCCGGCACTAGAGGCCAGGCTTGCCGCGGGCGAGAAGCTTACGCCCATGGAGAAGAGCAAAGTGGAGACTTTCGCCCAGCGCAGGGCGGAAGGGCTGAAGCAGAAGAACGACCAGAAACGCCGCATTTCGCGCGAGGACCGGCATCGCTCCGCCGCCACCGGCACTTTTGGCAGTTGGGCCCAAGATGCCCGGACCGGTATCTTGTTCATCTGGGGCGTGGCGGACGGGATCGGTGACAGCGTGATGCTCGAACCATTGTTCGTCTGGGAGGCCGCAGGGACGATGCTGATCGGTGCTGCCTTGTTCAAATGGGGCATCATCCAAGGTCGGCGGTCGCGGCGTTTCTATGCGGTGATGGCGGTTATGGCCTATGCCGTCGGCCTGAGCGGACGCGCCATCGGCGCCTATTGGGCGACTCGCTTCGACGATCAGCCGCACCTGATCGACGCCGCTAGCGAGGTGCTGCGGCTGGCGACCACATTCGGCCATATCGGCCTGGTCAATCTCATGATCATGAGCATTGGTGGCGCGGCCTTGCTGCGGCCGTTCGTGGCCGCGGGGCGGGCGGCGCTGACGCTCTATGTGCTGCAGACGATCATCTGCCTGTGGATCCTGTATCCGCCGTTCGCGCTTGGCCTGTATGGTAAGACCGGCTGGGCGGTGATGATGCTGACCGCGCTGGCGATCGACATTGCCCTGCTTTGGTTAGCCAATATGTGGCTGCGGCATTTTGCGATCGCCCCGGTCGAATGGGCATGGCGCTCGCTCGTCGCACGCCGGGCGCTGCCGTGGCGTCGGCGGCCGATAGTGAGCGACAATTCCTCGGCCGGCGGTATAGCTGCCGCGTGAAACCGCGGGTCGGGACGGAGATGAAAGATGACGAAATCATGGCTTCTGGCGGGGGCAATGCTGGCCTGCGCGGGTACCCCCGCCTTGGCCGCTGATCGCGTGTCCGCGCCAAGTCAGCTCACGCTGAAACGCGTGTTCGGCTCGCCCGATCTCTCCGGCGCGCAGCCGCAGTCGCTCAAGCTGTCGCCCGACGGCACTTTGCTGACCTCGCTTCGGCCGCGCGCCGACGAGAAGCAACGCTTTGATTTATGGGCGCTCGATACCCGTACCGGGCAGGAGCGGATGCTGATCGATTCCAAGAAGGTCGGCAGCGGCGCGGAACTCTCCGAAGCCGAAAAGATGCAGCGCGAGCGCGATCGCAGCATCAGCGGCAAGACCGGCATCGTCTCCTATGAATGGTCACCCGACGGGAAGACCATCCTCGTGCCGATCGATGGCGATTTGTATCTCGCCGGGCTCGACGGCACCGTCACGCGGCTGACGCAGAATGTCGGCGGTGCACTCAATCCCAAGATCAGCCCGGGCGGCGGCTTTGTGTCGTATGTGCGGGATCAGAACCTGGTCGTGCAACCGCTTGGCGGTGCGCCGCGGACCGTGACCGATGATGGTCGAGAGACGGTGCATTGGGGCGAGGCGGAGTTCGTCGCACAGGAGGAAATGGATCGGCGCACCGGCTATTGGTGGTCACCCGGTGACCGGATGATCGCCGTGGAGCGGTTCGACGAGGCACCGGTCGGCATCGCCACGCGTGCGGCGATCGGCGCGGAAGGGACCAAGACATACGATCAGCGCTACCCAGCGGCGGGCAAGCCCAACGTCCTGGTCGACCTGTACGTGATGAAGCCGGACGGGACGGGCAGGGTGAAGGTCGATCTGGGCAGCGAGCGCGACATATATTTGGCGCGCGTCGATTGGGCGCCGGACGGCAAGGCCTTGCTGGTGCAGCGGCAGAACCGCTCGCAGACCGTGCTCGACATGCTCAAGGTCGATCCCGCGACCGGTAGATCGACGATCCTGTTTACCGAGAAAGCCCGGCGCAACAGCTGGGTCAACCTGACCGACGCCTATCGCCTGCTCGACGACGGCAGCCTTATCTGGTCATCGGAGCGTGACGGCTATGCGCACCTCTACCGGCTGAGCGGGGCCAAGTGGACGCAATTGACCAAGGGCGCGTGGGTGGTGAACGATCTCGCCGGCGTCGATCAGGCCAAGGGACGGATCTTCTTCACCGGCAACAAGGATGGCGTGCTGGAGAAGCATCTCTACAGCGTGGACATCGCGCATCCGAACGTCGTCACGCGCTTGACCGAGCCGGGCTGGTGGAACGGTGCGACGATGGATGGTGCGGCGACGCGGATGATCGTTTCACGTTCCAATCCCGATCAGCCGACACAGGTGTACCTCGCGGATGCGGCGGGCAAGCGGCTGTCCTGGGTAAACCAGAATGCGCTGGTCGCCGGCCACCCTTATTTTTCCTTCGTCACCCACCATCAATCGACGAAGTTCGGCACGCTGAAGGCGGCCGATGGCTCGACGCTATATTGGGAGATGATCACGCCCCCACTGGAACCCGGCAAGCGTTACCCCGTATTCTTCGAACATTATGGCGGCCCGCATTCGCAGACCGTCAGCCGCAACTGGGGTTCGCCGCTGCACCAATATCTGGTGAGCCGCGGCTATATCGTGTTCATGATCGACAATCGCGGATCGGCCAATCGCGGCGTCGCTTTCGAGAGCCAGCTGTATCGCGCTGCCGGCGCGGTGGAGGTCGAGGATCAGCTGCTCGGCGCCAAGTGGCTGAAGCAGCAACCGTTCGTCGCGCCGGACAAGATCGTCACCTATGGCTGGTCCTATGGCGGCTACATGACGCTCAAGATGCTGGAGGCGGCACCGGGGACGTTCGCTGCGGGCGTGGCGGGTGCGCCGGTGACGAAGTGGGAATTGTACGACACGCATTATACCGAGCGCTACATGGGCGATCCGAAGAAGGATGCAGCCGCCTACGCGGCATCGAGCGCGCTGATCGACGCGCCCAAGATCAGCGATCCGCTGCTGCTGATCCACGGCATGTCCGACGACAACGTGTTCTTCGAGAATTCGACCGCACTGGCGGCCCGGCTACAAGCCGCGGCGACGCCATTCGAGATGATGTTCTATCCCGGCTTCACGCACCGCGTGTCGGGGCCGCAGGTCGGCGAGCATCTGTGGACGGCGATCCTGGACTTCTATGACCGCCGCCTGGAGAAGTAGCTTTCCTCACATCCGTCATCCTGACTGAAGTCAGGATGACGGATGTGAGGTCAGGCGCCGGCCGTGCTTAGCTGCTCAAGCTGATCGGCGCTCAACTCCAGCGTCATCGCGCCGAGCAGATCTTCCACCTGCGCCACGCTCGTCGCACTCGCGATCGGCGCCGTGACGCCCGGTTGCGCGGCCAGCCACGCGAGCGCGATCTGCGCCAGGCTGGCACCAGTCTCCGCCGCGACGCCGTCCATTGCCGCGAGCACGTCCTTGCCGCTGCCTTCCAGCAACGCGCTCATCCGCCCGCCACGCACGCTCTTTCCAAGATCGTCGGCGGAGCGATATTTGCCGGTCAGGAACCCCGAAGCGAGCCCATAATAGGGCACTACGCCGATATTGTTGGTCACGCAGTAATTCTGCAGCTCGCCTTCGAACTTGTGGCGGCTGACGAGATTATATTCGGGCTGCAGCACATGGTAGTGCGGCAGACCATGCGCCTTGGCCGCATCATTGGCGGATTTCAGCCGCGTGGCATGGAAGTTGGATGCGCCGAGCGCCCGGATCTTGCCCGCGTCGATCAGCTTGCCGAACGCGGCAAGCGCGTCTTCCTGGGCAACGGTATCGTCATCCTGGTGCGCGAAATAAAGATCGATCGTGTCGATGCCGAGCCGCTGGAGCGACGCATCGCAGGCCGCGGCGATATGTGCCGGTGCGAGCTTCTCCTCGCCCAGCATGCCAACCTTGGTGGCGATCAGTACGTCGGCGCGTTTGCCGTTGGCACTGAGCCATTCCCCGATCATACTTTCGGATTCACCGCCCTGATGGCCGGGGATCCACGCGGAATAGACGTCCGCCGTATCGATCAGCGTGCCCCCGCCGGCGACGAACGCGTCGAGCACGGCGAAGCTGGCGTCGCGATCGGCGGTCCAGCCGAACACATTGCCACCAAGCACCAGCGGCGCGATGTGGAGATCGGTTGCGCCGAGGCGGCGGAGATGGGTCATTGTGGCTGGCTCTCGTTTTCACCGTCCAGGCTGACGGCATTGGCATCGACGCTATTCGCATCGAGCGACGCGGCGGCGTCGTTCAATTGCTGCTGCTCGCTCTGGCTGACCGCGCCCGGCGCGTCGTCGGTCGAGCCGCAGGCGGCAAGGAGGAGAAGCGCGACCACGACAGCCGCGGGCTTGATCGTCATGCGCATTCCCCTCCCGCCCGAACTCAGTTCTTGATCGCGTTGCCGGCGTCTTTCAACGCAGCGCCGGTCGTGTCGGCGGCATCGTCGGCGGCGTTGCCGAT contains:
- a CDS encoding DUF418 domain-containing protein, with the translated sequence MNMVTTTEPDGAPRIATLDILRGIAILGILFMNINDMGGSFWASSTDIRHLGWTTADQIAWWLREVLADGTARCLLEMLFGVGMVILTERAAAKLAPPPDYPSFLSVAADTLFGPLRVLRAYYWRNVVLFLFGLVHLFILLWPGDILHTYGIAAMVAFLFRRLEPRALLMLGLVMAMLQLLGGGIGVHMAQQARIEVPALEARLAAGEKLTPMEKSKVETFAQRRAEGLKQKNDQKRRISREDRHRSAATGTFGSWAQDARTGILFIWGVADGIGDSVMLEPLFVWEAAGTMLIGAALFKWGIIQGRRSRRFYAVMAVMAYAVGLSGRAIGAYWATRFDDQPHLIDAASEVLRLATTFGHIGLVNLMIMSIGGAALLRPFVAAGRAALTLYVLQTIICLWILYPPFALGLYGKTGWAVMMLTALAIDIALLWLANMWLRHFAIAPVEWAWRSLVARRALPWRRRPIVSDNSSAGGIAAA
- a CDS encoding aldo/keto reductase, with translation MTHLRRLGATDLHIAPLVLGGNVFGWTADRDASFAVLDAFVAGGGTLIDTADVYSAWIPGHQGGESESMIGEWLSANGKRADVLIATKVGMLGEEKLAPAHIAAACDASLQRLGIDTIDLYFAHQDDDTVAQEDALAAFGKLIDAGKIRALGASNFHATRLKSANDAAKAHGLPHYHVLQPEYNLVSRHKFEGELQNYCVTNNIGVVPYYGLASGFLTGKYRSADDLGKSVRGGRMSALLEGSGKDVLAAMDGVAAETGASLAQIALAWLAAQPGVTAPIASATSVAQVEDLLGAMTLELSADQLEQLSTAGA
- a CDS encoding DNA-3-methyladenine glycosylase I: MRNRCPWAESSDMMRAYHDTEWGVPERDSRALWEKLQLDGFQAGLSWSIILKKRDAFREVFAGFDPEKVVEYDEAGIDRLVVDERIIRSRAKIVATIGNARAYLAMQAAGEDFAEFVWGMAGGAPVVGDGVHVPVKSPLSEDMSKALKNRGFKFVGPVIVYAWLEACGVVDDHLATCWRHRSNEMPA
- a CDS encoding S9 family peptidase → MTKSWLLAGAMLACAGTPALAADRVSAPSQLTLKRVFGSPDLSGAQPQSLKLSPDGTLLTSLRPRADEKQRFDLWALDTRTGQERMLIDSKKVGSGAELSEAEKMQRERDRSISGKTGIVSYEWSPDGKTILVPIDGDLYLAGLDGTVTRLTQNVGGALNPKISPGGGFVSYVRDQNLVVQPLGGAPRTVTDDGRETVHWGEAEFVAQEEMDRRTGYWWSPGDRMIAVERFDEAPVGIATRAAIGAEGTKTYDQRYPAAGKPNVLVDLYVMKPDGTGRVKVDLGSERDIYLARVDWAPDGKALLVQRQNRSQTVLDMLKVDPATGRSTILFTEKARRNSWVNLTDAYRLLDDGSLIWSSERDGYAHLYRLSGAKWTQLTKGAWVVNDLAGVDQAKGRIFFTGNKDGVLEKHLYSVDIAHPNVVTRLTEPGWWNGATMDGAATRMIVSRSNPDQPTQVYLADAAGKRLSWVNQNALVAGHPYFSFVTHHQSTKFGTLKAADGSTLYWEMITPPLEPGKRYPVFFEHYGGPHSQTVSRNWGSPLHQYLVSRGYIVFMIDNRGSANRGVAFESQLYRAAGAVEVEDQLLGAKWLKQQPFVAPDKIVTYGWSYGGYMTLKMLEAAPGTFAAGVAGAPVTKWELYDTHYTERYMGDPKKDAAAYAASSALIDAPKISDPLLLIHGMSDDNVFFENSTALAARLQAAATPFEMMFYPGFTHRVSGPQVGEHLWTAILDFYDRRLEK